DNA sequence from the Janibacter sp. CX7 genome:
GACGAGGACGTCGGCCGGTCGACCGGCGCCGTGACGGTGATCGGCTGCTGCGCCACCTGGGTGCCGCAGCCGGCGAGAGTCGCCCCGGCGAGCAGCGCCACGAGCGCTGCGCGTGCGTGAGTCATAGGTCCATCCCCTGCTGTGCGGCCGGACGCCCCCTGCGCCCGGTCTCGTCATGATGGACGCACCGGGGACCGAGACGGTTGCGTGGTGTCCGGGACGTGACCGACACGTGACCGGCGCGATGCACGAGGGGTCTGGTGAGGGGTCGTGGTGAGGCATGGGACACAATCGGTGCCATGAGTGACCTCCCCACCGCCGGCGACTCCGGGTGGAGCGACCCCGACACCCTCGGCGCCATCCCCCCTGTCGTCGCGGTCACCTACTGCGGCCACTGCGGCAAGTCCGCCAACAAGGGCAACCACGTCCGCTGCCGCACGGAGCTCGACGCCCACGGCCCGACCTACTGCACGACCTGTCGACGCACCCTCACGGTGGAGCGGGCGGGCGACACCTGGACCGCGACCTGCAAGAAGCACGGCGAGTCGACCGGCACCCTCGCCGGCGCCTGACCCGGCCCTGACCGCGGGGGCGGTCAGCAGCTCGCGTCGCCCAGCAGGTCGGTGAGGGCCTGGCGAAGGGAGGCGACCTGCGCCTGGCCGATGCGCTCGGCCCACTCCTGCTCGACCTCGCCGAAGAGGCGGTGGACGACCGCCTGGGCACATTCCCCCTTCGCCGTGAGGCTGACGATGCGTGCCCGCTGGTCCTCGTCGTCGCGACCGACGGCGACGTAGCCGTTGCGCTCGAGGTGGGCGATCTGCTGACTGACCGCCTGCTTCGTCACGCCGCAGCGGTCGACGATCTCGCGGGCTCGGCGCGGGCCCTCGCCGAGGTGGCGCAGGACATTGGTCGAGTGCGCGAGGGACAGGCCCTCGATCTCGGAGGCGCGCAGCCGCGCCTCGAAGTCGGCGATGAAGGCCGCCTGCGCGCGGGCGATGAGGTTGACGAGCGGCGGCTGCCCGTCGCCACCGGCGCACGGGCCGGCCAGCGGGGAGGACAGGTCGGGAGTCATGAGCCCATGGTAAGCCATTGGTCAAGGACTTGACTTTGATCGTGGCGGACGCCCACCATGGTCAAGCACTTGACCAAACCTCCCCCCTGGAGTCCCCATGAACGTCCTCGTCCTGCTCGGCTCGCTCCGCGACGGCTCGACCAACCGCACCCTCGCCGAGGCCGCCGTCGCCCACCTGCCCGAGGGCGCGACCGCGACCTTCTTCAACAGCGGCGCCGACCTGCCCCACTACTCCGAGGACCTCGACGTCGAGGGCCGCGTCCCGCAGGTCGCGACCGAGCTGCGCGAGGCCGTGACCGCCGCCGACGCCCTCATCGTCGTCACCCCCGAGTACAACGGCACGCTCTCGAGCGTCGTCAAGAACACCATCGACTGGGCCTCCCGCCCCCGCGAGGCCGCGAGCATCCACGGCAAGCAGGCCATCGTCCTCGCCGCCTCGGGCGCCCCCTACGGTGCCGAGTGGGCCCGCAAGGACGCCGTCCGCACCCTGCAGATCGCCGGCGCGCAGGTCGTCGAGGACACCTTCGGCATCGGCGCCTCCTACGAGGCCTTCGCCGACGGCCGACTCGTCGACGGCGACGCCGACAGCCAGCTCCAGGCCCTCGTCGCGCGCCTCGCCACGCCCGTCGCCGCCTGACCCACGCCCGACCCGAAGGGGGTCGGCCTCCAGTCGGAGGTCGACCCCCTTCGCTGTAGCCCACGGACAGCGAACGGTAGGGCGCAGGAGGGTTTTGCACGAAGAGGACGAGAGTGCAAGACTGCACTTCGTGACCGAAAGTGCAACCACCCCCAGGAGCGACCGCCGCGCGGCGATCATCGCTGCGGCACAACGACTCTCGGTGGGGTGCGGGTACTCCGGCTTCACCCTCGACGACCTCGCGCAGGCCGTCGGGGTCTCCCGACGCACGCTCTTCAACCA
Encoded proteins:
- a CDS encoding NADPH-dependent FMN reductase, which encodes MNVLVLLGSLRDGSTNRTLAEAAVAHLPEGATATFFNSGADLPHYSEDLDVEGRVPQVATELREAVTAADALIVVTPEYNGTLSSVVKNTIDWASRPREAASIHGKQAIVLAASGAPYGAEWARKDAVRTLQIAGAQVVEDTFGIGASYEAFADGRLVDGDADSQLQALVARLATPVAA
- a CDS encoding MarR family winged helix-turn-helix transcriptional regulator, with amino-acid sequence MTPDLSSPLAGPCAGGDGQPPLVNLIARAQAAFIADFEARLRASEIEGLSLAHSTNVLRHLGEGPRRAREIVDRCGVTKQAVSQQIAHLERNGYVAVGRDDEDQRARIVSLTAKGECAQAVVHRLFGEVEQEWAERIGQAQVASLRQALTDLLGDASC